The genomic window GCCCTCACCGGGATTGGGCAGAGGGATGACGGGCACGCCGCCGCCGGAGTCGACGGGGCCGCCCTCACCGGGATTGGGCAGGGGGATGACGGGCACGCCGCCGCCGGAGTCGACGGGGCCGCCCTCGCCGGGGTTGGGAAGAGGGATAACAGGCGTGGCGCCTGCTGACGATTCGGTAGATACAAGCATGACATGGTGTCCTTTCTGTGGTATTCTGTTCCATGGAGTCTGTACTGCTATTATATGTAGACAGCCGTGTCTTGCGCACTGGGCGCGGCGCTGCGAAGTGAAAAAATGCCCCTGACAAAATCAGACAGCATGCAACAATTTGCGCCGGCCATACGTTTAACATACAGAGAGACAATCGAATCGGGAGTGGAGAGAAAGACATGGGATATAAGGGCAGATCAGCAAGACGAACCACCGGCCGGCTCATCGGCGCGCTTGCGCTCGTTGCGGCGCTTGCGGGCATTTTGCTCTTGCTCGCGCAGACGCTCTTTCACGAGCCGGAACCCGCGCAGCCGGTGTCCGGGCAGAACGGCGGGGATGTGCTGACGCAGCCGGGCGGGGACGAACCGCAGCAGCCCCAGCAGCCCGAAGAACCCGAAGAACCCGAAGAACCCGAAGAACCCGAGGAGAGGCCGTGGAATCTGCGGCTTGTCAATTTTGAGAACCCGCTGCCGCAGGACTATGCGATCGAGACCAAGTCGCTGTTAAACGGCCTCGAGGTCGACGCGAGAATCTATGAGAAGCTGACCGCCATGCTCTCGGATGGGCGCAGCGAGGGGCTTCAGTTTGTGGTCTGCTCGGCGTGGCGCAGCGTGGAAAAGCAGACCGAGCTCTTCGAGAAGCAGAAGAACAAGTGGCTCAAACAGGGCTATGACGAGCAGCAGGCCAACGAGCGCGCGGCACAGGTCGTCGCGCGGCCCGGCACGAGTGAGCACAACCTCGGCCTCGCCTGCGACATCGTGGCGCTCGACTACCAGAATCTCGACGACGGCTACGCCGAGACGCCCGAGGCGAAGTGGCTCTATGAGAACTGCGCCAAATACGGCTTCATTCTGCGCTACCCGCCGGACAAGGAGGACATCACCGGCGTCATCTACGAACCGTGGCACTTTCGCTATGTGGGCGAACAGGCCGCGCAGGAAATCATGCAACGGGGCATCTGCCTCGAGGAATATCTGGAAAGCTGATCGGAAAGGACCAGGCGGCACTGCAAACCGATCGGCAAAATGCGGCCGCCCATGAAGAGCCGCAGTGGATTGCCCTCTACGGTAAACGAAAAGCCCTCAGAGAGAAAAGACAGGCCGGATGAAAACAAGGTCATACACGCACCGACCGTAAGATTTTGACAAAGCGCCCCGGTCCTTTTTGGACCGGGGCGTTCTGCGGTTTACCCGCTGACTTCAATGACGCTGACGGGGCAGCCCTCCTGGGCGGAGACGGCGTTGGCCTGCTGCCCGGCGGGAACGGGGTCGGCGTAGACCTCGGCCTTGCCGTCGTCGGCAAAGCGGAACACGGCGGGACAGATGTTGACACAGAGCCCACAGCCGATGCAGCCGGAGCGGTCAATACTCGCTTTCATCGAAGCACCTCCCCTCAGAGATCACCGCAGCAGCGGTGATGGGATTCGGCCAGCTTGATGCACAAATTGAGCTCTTCAATGGTCTCAATGGTGACCTTGGACTGCACAATGTTGTCGCGGATCTCGGCTGGCAGAGCGTCCAGATGGGGCAGAAGCGCCGGATTGATTTTGGCCAAGGGATCGCTTCCTCTCATGTTGTGTTGTAACCATAGTATGGTTGAATTGGGCCGGGATATGATAGAGAGCGAAAAGAAAGCCGGTGAATTTCTTCACCGGCTGGAGATCGTCTGTCACTCATATTGCTCTTTGAAGCGTTCGGCCACCATCTGGAGCTCGCCGAGCGTGCAGATTTTAATGCCCGATTCGATGATCAGACCCTGTACGATGGGGGGCAGCGTCTCAAAATACGCGCGCACAGACGGATCAAAGTCATAAAAAGACGGTTCCATACTATCACCTCACGGTTAGTATGACCCGCCCGGACAGCTGTATACCCTCAAAAACCGACAGCGTCGACGGTTCCGTAATCAATGGGCTTGTCCGCTTTTGTGCTGTCGATCTGGATAAACGCCGGAAAGCAGATACCCTGATCGACACTGTGATCGACAAAGGTCAGGTCGATGACATCGACGCCGTCTTCAGCAATCTGCTGAAGCTTACCGAGCAGCATCTGTGTGGAAACGGTCATTTTCAGCATAAATACTCCCTCTCTCTTGAATGGGGCGCAAAATTTCCGCCTTTTGCGAAAACCCTTTGCACCTTATGAATATCAGTCTAGCGGCCTTTAAAACTTTGTTCAAGAGCAAAAAAACAGAGATATTCACTAGTTTTGTCGATTTTATGGAAAAACGAGGGAATCTGACAAAATTCGGCCCGGCAAGGGGCGAAAGAAGCACCGGCAATATCGGGAAATGGAAATTCTTAAGAAAGTCGAACAAATTTGTCAAAAAAAAGACAGGGTGGGCAAACTGTGGTAGAATACCATCAGGCGCACACCGGAGAGGAGTGGGAAGTTGCACCAGAAGCAGAGACAAAAGAGCGACAGGCCCTTTGCAGAGGGTCTCGGCTTTTACAAATTGTTCTGGATCTTTTTCATCGGCTGTATTCTCGGGGTCATCATCGAGACCATCTGGTGCCTGGTCACCTCCCACCGCATCGAGTGCCGCGCGGGCGTGATCTACGGCCCGTTCAACCCCGTCTACGGCTTCGGCGCAGTGTTCATGACCGTCTGCCTGTACTGGCTGCGCGAGAAGCGCGACGCGTGGATTTTTTTCGGCGGCGCCATTGTCGGCGGCGTGTGCGAGTATGCGTGCAGCTGGGGGCAGGAGCTGCTCTTCGGCACCATCTCGTGGAACTACCAGGACCAGCGCTTCAATTTACAGGGGCGCACAAGCCTGATGTTCATGTTTTTCTGGGGCGTGCTCGCCGTGCTGTGGATCAAGGGGCTCTATCCCTGGCTGTCGCGGCAGATTGAGAAGATTCCGCGGCGATGGGGCGTGCCGCTGAGCTGGGTGCTCGCTGTGCTTCTGGCGGTCGACTGCGCCATCTCAGGGCTTGCCGTGGCGCGCCAGGCGGACCGCCACCAGGGCATTGCGCCGCGAAATACCGTGGAGGAATTTCTCGATGAGCACTACGACGACGAGCTTCTGAAGATCATTTATCCGAATATGATTATTGTGGAGCAGTGACCATCCGCGGTGCGGATTCTGCAAAGGTAACAGACCGGGTTTCAAACCCGTAAAAGACCCGCCGCCCGGCGGGAGAAAAGGGGATTCTATGAGAAACAAAGTTTCCAATGTACTCTGGGGCGCCGCGTTCATTCTGGGCGGCGTAGCGATCGCCGGAAATGTGCTTGAGTTGTGGAATTTCAGCCTGTTCTTCGACGGCTGGTGGACGCTCTTTATCATCATTCCGTCGCTGATCAGCATCTTTCAAAACGGCCCGCGCACGACGCCGCTTGTGTTTCTGGCAGTGGGAATCATGTTCCTGCTCTCGGCGCAGGGGCTCTTTGACTGGGGGCTTCTGATGAAGCTGCTCGTGCCGATCATTCTGGTCATCATCGGGCTGCAGCTTCTGCTGCGCGGCGTATTTCAGCGCCAGACGGCCGTGCCGCCCTACGAGGTGGGAAAGATTCCCGAGTACTCGGCCATCTTCAGCGGCAACGAGGTCAACTACGGCTGTGAGGAGTTCTACGGCGCGAGCCTGACCGGCGTCTTCGGCGGGGTCAATCTGAATCTCAAAAGCGCCATCATCACGCAGGATGTGGTCATCAATGCCGTGGCGGTCTTTGGCGGATGCGACATTCTCGTGCCG from Feifania hominis includes these protein-coding regions:
- a CDS encoding M15 family metallopeptidase yields the protein MGYKGRSARRTTGRLIGALALVAALAGILLLLAQTLFHEPEPAQPVSGQNGGDVLTQPGGDEPQQPQQPEEPEEPEEPEEPEERPWNLRLVNFENPLPQDYAIETKSLLNGLEVDARIYEKLTAMLSDGRSEGLQFVVCSAWRSVEKQTELFEKQKNKWLKQGYDEQQANERAAQVVARPGTSEHNLGLACDIVALDYQNLDDGYAETPEAKWLYENCAKYGFILRYPPDKEDITGVIYEPWHFRYVGEQAAQEIMQRGICLEEYLES
- a CDS encoding ferredoxin, whose amino-acid sequence is MKASIDRSGCIGCGLCVNICPAVFRFADDGKAEVYADPVPAGQQANAVSAQEGCPVSVIEVSG
- a CDS encoding putative ABC transporter permease, whose protein sequence is MHQKQRQKSDRPFAEGLGFYKLFWIFFIGCILGVIIETIWCLVTSHRIECRAGVIYGPFNPVYGFGAVFMTVCLYWLREKRDAWIFFGGAIVGGVCEYACSWGQELLFGTISWNYQDQRFNLQGRTSLMFMFFWGVLAVLWIKGLYPWLSRQIEKIPRRWGVPLSWVLAVLLAVDCAISGLAVARQADRHQGIAPRNTVEEFLDEHYDDELLKIIYPNMIIVEQ
- a CDS encoding LiaF transmembrane domain-containing protein; translated protein: MRNKVSNVLWGAAFILGGVAIAGNVLELWNFSLFFDGWWTLFIIIPSLISIFQNGPRTTPLVFLAVGIMFLLSAQGLFDWGLLMKLLVPIILVIIGLQLLLRGVFQRQTAVPPYEVGKIPEYSAIFSGNEVNYGCEEFYGASLTGVFGGVNLNLKSAIITQDVVINAVAVFGGCDILVPPNVKVKVSSVPIFGGTSNKVPPVAVADAPTVYVNATCLFGGVDIK